AGAAAGCGATACGCCACCTCATAAAATCATTATTACCGAGCCGTGAATATCAAAAACTCCATAGTGCTGCGAGTTCGCATTGCCTTCTTAGCCATCTTGGTAGTGGGCGGGGCACTGGTCTATCGGATTGTAAACCTGCAATCGGAGCAGGGTGATCAGTGGCGGGAACTGGCGAAGAAAGTGACGGTACAGTACCGATCGGTACCGGCTACTCGGGGCAATATCTACGCCCACGACGGCAGCCTGCTGGCTACATCACTGCCTTATTATCGAGTGGCGTTCGACCCGAAGGTAGCGCATGATACGCTGTTCCGAAAGAATGTTGGGCCGTTGAGTAAAAAGCTGGCAGCGTACTTTGGTTCCAGCGCAGCTGAATACGAACGAAAGATAGCTCGAGCCCGGGAAAGTGGTCGGCGGTACATGCGGTTAAGCCAGAAAAAGATCGATCATCTGGAGAAAGAAAAATTAGCTCAGTGGCCCATCTTTCGGGAGGGGCGCTACCGAGGTGGAGTTATTTTTGAGCCGGTGCAGCAACGGTACAAGCCTTTTGGGTTCCTGGGAGCTAGAACTGTCGGTTTCATCAACGGGCAAGGTGAGGGGGCTGGTTTAGAATACAGTTTCAACAAGTACTTAAGTGGTCAAGATGGACAAGGGCTGTTCCAAAAGATGCAGGGTAATCACTGGAAGCCGGTCTACGATGGTTCGGAGATCAAACCAGTAAACGGGTTAAGTATTGAAACCACAATCGATGTAAATCTCCAAGATGTTACCCAGGCTTCGCTGCTGAATGCGTTGTACCAGCACGATGCTGAGTACGGTTGTGCGGTAGTAATGGAAGTGCAGACCGGAGAGATTAAAGCAATCTCTAACTTGACCAAACGTAAGGACGGCAAGTACGCCGAGATTTATAATTATGCGGTAGGTGGACTCACTGAACCCGGTTCTACCTTCAAGCTGCCTTCCGTTATTGCCTTACTGGAGGAAGCCAATCTGCAACTGGAAGACACTATTGCTACGGGTGACGGTTTGTACCGCTTTTACGATCGTACTATGCGGGATTATAAGTGGGGTGGCTTCGGCACCATAACGCTGCGGGAGGCGTTTGCCAAGTCGTCTAACATTGCCATCTCTCGTTGGGTAGACCGCTACTTTAGCATGAAGCCCGACCGCTACCTAGACTATCTTCAGGGAATGGGGTTGACCGAACCACTGGGATTTCAACTGGCGGGAGAAGGTCATCCGTACATTCCTACTCGGGAAGATAAAAACTGGAGCGGAGTAACCCTACCCTGGATGTCGATTGGCTACGGATTGAAATTGACCCCGCTACAGACGCTATCGGTTTACAATGCGATTGCTAACGATGGAAAGTTGATTCAACCGATTTTGGTAAGGAAAGTAACCCAAGTGGGGGAAGCCGAGCAGTCGTTTGAGTCAGCGGTGCTGCGGGAGCAAATCTGTTCTCCGGCTACGTTGAGTAAAGTACAGGCCTTGCTGGAAAGTGTAGTGCAAGAAGGAACCGCCAACAATATCCGTAACGAATACTACCGCGTGGCTGGGAAAACCGGAACCGCTAAGATTTTGGTGAATGGAGAGTACACCAGCAACTACTACACTTCCTTCGCAGGTTATTTTCCAGCGGATCGTCCCAAGTACAGCTGCATCATCGTGATTAACCATCCGAAGGGCTACCAGCAGTACGGCAGCGATGTGGCTGCGCCAGTTTTCAAAGATATTGCCGATAAGATTTATGCTACTGATTTATCACTGCATGAACCGCTGCCTACTCAGTACGCCCGGCAGGCGGGAGTATTTCCGGTAATTCAGGCGGGCTACAGCGA
This region of Tunicatimonas pelagia genomic DNA includes:
- a CDS encoding penicillin-binding protein, translated to MNIKNSIVLRVRIAFLAILVVGGALVYRIVNLQSEQGDQWRELAKKVTVQYRSVPATRGNIYAHDGSLLATSLPYYRVAFDPKVAHDTLFRKNVGPLSKKLAAYFGSSAAEYERKIARARESGRRYMRLSQKKIDHLEKEKLAQWPIFREGRYRGGVIFEPVQQRYKPFGFLGARTVGFINGQGEGAGLEYSFNKYLSGQDGQGLFQKMQGNHWKPVYDGSEIKPVNGLSIETTIDVNLQDVTQASLLNALYQHDAEYGCAVVMEVQTGEIKAISNLTKRKDGKYAEIYNYAVGGLTEPGSTFKLPSVIALLEEANLQLEDTIATGDGLYRFYDRTMRDYKWGGFGTITLREAFAKSSNIAISRWVDRYFSMKPDRYLDYLQGMGLTEPLGFQLAGEGHPYIPTREDKNWSGVTLPWMSIGYGLKLTPLQTLSVYNAIANDGKLIQPILVRKVTQVGEAEQSFESAVLREQICSPATLSKVQALLESVVQEGTANNIRNEYYRVAGKTGTAKILVNGEYTSNYYTSFAGYFPADRPKYSCIIVINHPKGYQQYGSDVAAPVFKDIADKIYATDLSLHEPLPTQYARQAGVFPVIQAGYSDDLQQICSALHINQLTDNDGSMAEWVQAKPISQQIHWKEQPIKENQMPDVQGMTLRDALYLLEQQGINVEYQGSGRVTKQSLEPKASLKRGNTVWLELG